One Drosophila subobscura isolate 14011-0131.10 chromosome U, UCBerk_Dsub_1.0, whole genome shotgun sequence DNA window includes the following coding sequences:
- the LOC117902403 gene encoding uncharacterized protein LOC117902403 isoform X1 — protein MNFNPASVVAAAAAAAHNTHHTHPHLLHQHHTHPHHNQHQPHIIPLPSYSSQPAIVVGVGSGTAGHGANTAGNISPKIMEWTNDDALELIEQYRCHTELWNRADPKYKDKLCRFRAWSEIAERFGCSKAEVERKMNVLLTQYRREKHKMFVKIYQGIQPNPSKWYAFKRFDFMEAGGGSLSGGVGGGSGGGVLTSAGSNIVANPVATSVAAVATHNGLNGLAAAAAAAYESSTIAAAGNGGAPGLGGGTTQPAMQHRRIKTKELKYFGAMGLNIPMLIASSQTLDSWNTAGQYSPPISGSAGSDRGGSAGGGVGSVSQQQQQQQQLRVPLPMAYGNAGTPYAGGGPGSSSSEFQPSPHKTMDTSDNEDNNNKEDAAAAAALGQLAAKVERRSPHSATSGGPGGGPGGGGSSSRDANDPGSDPAERGPLSEAGSSPIPNTNMHEAHKNHLLSSPAALRASTPRQAHEQLLHPHVHPHHLQQQQQQQQQQQQQAPLQSHPHHPHHGQHSDELDIKQELVDYFHGQPVGGAVTGAVAPPALESHRSYSSAGEESRLPLDMAQDLRVAAQAKANFGSFVLPPRSGTTTSATAMPLNMRKLTAASSAAGHMLMNSLLSSRESMSDGEEVDNDEATESAASPGRVKSSVSAQDASSAAAAAAAATAFYAESLSRDDCDFVGSNVSMKLRTMDRTQRIIAEKLISEVLYYGQFNELERTARILPK, from the exons ATGAACTTCAATCCGGCCAGCgttgtagcagcagcagcagcagccgcccacAATACGCACCACACCCACCCCCACCTACTGCATCAGCACCACACGCACCCGCACCATAATCAGCATCAGCCCCACATAATCCCACTGCCCAGctacagcagccagccagcgataGTGGTGGGTGTGGGCAGCGGGACAGCGGGACACGGAGCCAATACAGCTGGCAATATTTCTCCAAAAATCATGGAATGGACTAATGACGATGCCTTGGAGCTGATCGAACAGTATCGCTGTCACACAGAGCTCTGGAACCGGGCCGATCCCAAGTACAAGGACAAGTTGTGCCGGTTCCGGGCCTGGTCGGAGATTGCCGAACGCTTCGGTTGCAGCAAGGCCGAGGTGGAGCGCAAGATGAACGTACTGCTCACCCAGTACCGGCGCGAGAAGCATAAAATGTTTGTGAAAATCTACCAGGGCATCCAGCCCAATCCGTCCAAGTGGTATGCCTTCAAGCGGTTCGATTTCATGGAGGCCGGCGGTGGCAGCCTCAGTGgtggcgtcggcggcggctccGGTGGCGGTGTCCTGACCAGTGCTGGCAGCAACATTGTGGCCAATCCTGTTGCCACCTCAGTGGCGGCAGTGGCTACTCACAATGGGCTCAATGGActggcagccgccgcagcggcagcttaCGAGAGCAGCACTATTGCGGCAGCGGGCAATGGTGGAGCACCTGGACTGGGAGGAGGAACAACACAGCCCGCCATGCAGCATAGACGCATCAAGACCAAAGAGCTGAAATATTTCGGAGCG ATGGGCCTCAACATACCCATGCTGATAGCGAGCAGCCAGACGCTGGACAGCTGGAATACGGCGGGGCAGTACTCGCCCCCGATATCCGGGTCCGCAGGCAGCGATCGCGGTGGCAGTGCCGGAGGAGGAGTGGGATCGgtatcccagcagcagcaacagcaacagcaacttcGAGTGCCCCTACCCATGGCGTATGGAAATGCGGGCACCCCCTATGCCGGCGGTGGGCcgggtagcagcagcagcgaattCCAGCCTAGTCCCCACAAAACCATGGACACCTCGGATAAcgaggacaacaacaacaaggaggatgcagcagcggcggcagcactgGGACAGCTGGCAGCCAAAGTGGAACGACGCTCACCCCATTCCGCGACAAGTGGTGGACCAGGCGGTGGCCCcggtggaggaggaagcaGCAGTCGTGATGCCAACGATCCTGGCAGCGATCCCGCAGAGCGAGGACCGCTAAGTGAAGCGGGATCGAGTCCCATACCCAACACCAACATGCACGAGGCGCACAAGAATCATCTGCTATCCAGCCCGGCGGCGTTAAGAGCCTCCACGCCCCGCCAGGCACAcgagcagctcctccatcCGCACGTACATCCGcatcatctgcagcagcagcaacagcaacaacaacagcagcagcagcaggcgcccCTGCAGTCCCATCCACACCATCCGCATCACGGCCAACACTCGGATGAGCTGGAcatcaagcaggagctggTGGACTACTTTCATGGCCAGCCCGTGGGTGGTGCCGTGACAGGAGCCGTCGCCCCACCAGCCCTCGAATCGCATCGTTCCTACAGTTCGGCGGGGGAGGAGAGTCGCCTGCCGCTGGACATGGCGCAGGATCTGCGAGTGGCGGCCCAGGCCAAGGCCAACTTTGGATCATTTGTGCTGCCGCCACGCAGTGGCACCACCACCTCCGCCACAGCCATGCCCCTGAATATGAGGAAGCTGACAGCTGCCTCCAGTGCCGCCGGCCATATGCTGATGAACTCCCTGCTCAGCTCAAGGGAGAGCATGTCCGACGGCGAGGAGGTGGACAATGATGAGGCCACCGAATCGGCCGCCAGTCCCGGCCGCGTGAAGAGCAGCGTTTCGGCCCAGGATGCCagctcagctgctgcagcagcggcggcagccaccGCCTTCTATGCGGAAAGCCTGAGTCGCGACGACTGCGATTTTGTGGGCTCCAATGTGTCGATGAAGCTGCGGACAATGGATCGCACGCAGCGTATCATTGCCGAGAAGCTGATCAGCGAGGTGCTCTACTACGGACAGTTCAACGAGCTGGAGCGTACGGCACGGATCCTGCCCAAGTGA
- the LOC117902403 gene encoding maternal protein pumilio isoform X2, with protein sequence MHYQGNNTNINSLSRIPIEGATANMGLNIPMLIASSQTLDSWNTAGQYSPPISGSAGSDRGGSAGGGVGSVSQQQQQQQQLRVPLPMAYGNAGTPYAGGGPGSSSSEFQPSPHKTMDTSDNEDNNNKEDAAAAAALGQLAAKVERRSPHSATSGGPGGGPGGGGSSSRDANDPGSDPAERGPLSEAGSSPIPNTNMHEAHKNHLLSSPAALRASTPRQAHEQLLHPHVHPHHLQQQQQQQQQQQQQAPLQSHPHHPHHGQHSDELDIKQELVDYFHGQPVGGAVTGAVAPPALESHRSYSSAGEESRLPLDMAQDLRVAAQAKANFGSFVLPPRSGTTTSATAMPLNMRKLTAASSAAGHMLMNSLLSSRESMSDGEEVDNDEATESAASPGRVKSSVSAQDASSAAAAAAAATAFYAESLSRDDCDFVGSNVSMKLRTMDRTQRIIAEKLISEVLYYGQFNELERTARILPK encoded by the exons ATGCATTATCAGGGCAACAATACGAATATCAACAGTCTGTCCAGAATCCCCATcgaaggagcaacagcaaac ATGGGCCTCAACATACCCATGCTGATAGCGAGCAGCCAGACGCTGGACAGCTGGAATACGGCGGGGCAGTACTCGCCCCCGATATCCGGGTCCGCAGGCAGCGATCGCGGTGGCAGTGCCGGAGGAGGAGTGGGATCGgtatcccagcagcagcaacagcaacagcaacttcGAGTGCCCCTACCCATGGCGTATGGAAATGCGGGCACCCCCTATGCCGGCGGTGGGCcgggtagcagcagcagcgaattCCAGCCTAGTCCCCACAAAACCATGGACACCTCGGATAAcgaggacaacaacaacaaggaggatgcagcagcggcggcagcactgGGACAGCTGGCAGCCAAAGTGGAACGACGCTCACCCCATTCCGCGACAAGTGGTGGACCAGGCGGTGGCCCcggtggaggaggaagcaGCAGTCGTGATGCCAACGATCCTGGCAGCGATCCCGCAGAGCGAGGACCGCTAAGTGAAGCGGGATCGAGTCCCATACCCAACACCAACATGCACGAGGCGCACAAGAATCATCTGCTATCCAGCCCGGCGGCGTTAAGAGCCTCCACGCCCCGCCAGGCACAcgagcagctcctccatcCGCACGTACATCCGcatcatctgcagcagcagcaacagcaacaacaacagcagcagcagcaggcgcccCTGCAGTCCCATCCACACCATCCGCATCACGGCCAACACTCGGATGAGCTGGAcatcaagcaggagctggTGGACTACTTTCATGGCCAGCCCGTGGGTGGTGCCGTGACAGGAGCCGTCGCCCCACCAGCCCTCGAATCGCATCGTTCCTACAGTTCGGCGGGGGAGGAGAGTCGCCTGCCGCTGGACATGGCGCAGGATCTGCGAGTGGCGGCCCAGGCCAAGGCCAACTTTGGATCATTTGTGCTGCCGCCACGCAGTGGCACCACCACCTCCGCCACAGCCATGCCCCTGAATATGAGGAAGCTGACAGCTGCCTCCAGTGCCGCCGGCCATATGCTGATGAACTCCCTGCTCAGCTCAAGGGAGAGCATGTCCGACGGCGAGGAGGTGGACAATGATGAGGCCACCGAATCGGCCGCCAGTCCCGGCCGCGTGAAGAGCAGCGTTTCGGCCCAGGATGCCagctcagctgctgcagcagcggcggcagccaccGCCTTCTATGCGGAAAGCCTGAGTCGCGACGACTGCGATTTTGTGGGCTCCAATGTGTCGATGAAGCTGCGGACAATGGATCGCACGCAGCGTATCATTGCCGAGAAGCTGATCAGCGAGGTGCTCTACTACGGACAGTTCAACGAGCTGGAGCGTACGGCACGGATCCTGCCCAAGTGA